The window AATTCGGTTCGAATCGCATCGAGAGCTTTGGCCCAGGCGCCTGGATTGATCGCGGCATCGTAGATCAAGCCGATCAACGACGACAACGTCGCGGCAGAGATGATGTCATCCACGTTCGACCTCCTGTGATCGTGCATGGTCGTCGCAGCATGCAAAAGGACCGATCGGCCGGCCGGTCCGAGCACCAGATCCGTCAGACCGCTCACATCGGGATCTCAACCTTTTGGAGGATGCCGTTCTTCGCGTCGGATGGGAAGGTCGCTGCCTGTGAGGCGGAGGCCGACATGGATGAGGGTCGCAGGCAGGTTCTGGGTGGTTTGATCCTCGGGGCTGGTGCATTCGCCTCGACGGCGTCGAGAGCCTCGGACGGAGACGGGCATGCTGCCGGCTTCGATGTCGACAGGTCCGCTACCTTCCTCCGAACCATTCCGCGCAAGCCGGGAGCCGGGCAGGCCTTCACGGCATCCCTCGACACTGGCCCCATCAAGGCAACCTCGGGGGGCTGGGCCCGTGACCTCACGACGGCCCAGCTTCCCATCGCGACGGGCATCGCCGGCGCTCACCTGTTCCTCAACCCGGGCGGGGTGCGGGAGATGCACTGGCACTCCTCCGCCGAGTGGGCCTACGTGATCGCGGGCCGCTGCCAGGTCACGATTGTGGATCAGGCCGGCCTCACGGAGATCATCAATTTCGGGCCGGGCGACACGTGGTCATTTCCGGCAGGCCACGCTCATGCCATCCAGGCCCTCGGTGCATCACCTTGCCACGCCATCCTGACCTTCGATGACGGACGCTACGGCGAACACGGTACGTTCGGTCTGACCGACTTCCTGAGCCGCCTCGATGCCTCCATGCTTCGCACCACGATCGGTGTCCCGGACACGGTGAGACAGCGGCTACCCGAAGGCGAGACCTACATCATGCAGGGGCCGGTGGTGCCGATTGACGGCGACCAAGCCAAGGCGGAGCGGCAGCTCGATGCCAAGCGGTCACATCGGTTCGGCTTGTCTGCGAGCAAGCCGCTGATCGACACTGAGGCGGGATCCCTCCGTGTCGCGCCAGCTTCGGCCTTCCCGATCTCCAGCACGATGACCGGCTTCGTGCAGATCCTGCAGCCCGGAGCAATCCACGGACCGCACTGGCATCCAAACGGGAACGAATGGCAGTTCCTCCTCAAGGGTCGCACGAGGGTGACGATCTTCGAGGCCGAAAAGCGGATGGCGACGGCTGAGTTGGCGCCAGGCGACTGCGCCTACCTGCCTCGTGCCATGGGGCACATCGTACAGAACATCGGGTCCGAGCCATGCCACTTCGTCGGCGTTCACGACGCGGCGGACTATGCCGAGTGCTCCCTTTCCCAGTGGCTCTCGTCCGTGCCGACCCACCTCATCGCCGCCAATCTGGGCCTGACCGAGTCCGAGGTCGCATCGCTTCCACGGCAACCCATCGTCCTCGCAGGCGGGTGACGGCGCTCACCGGTCTCCCGAGGTGGACCGGCGCCTGAGGTCCTCATCCCGCTCGTAGCCCCCTTGCCTCATTCCGGTCTACCATGTCCACCGGACTTGCCTTCGACCGCATCACCTGGCTCGGA is drawn from Lichenibacterium dinghuense and contains these coding sequences:
- a CDS encoding cupin domain-containing protein — its product is MQKDRSAGRSEHQIRQTAHIGISTFWRMPFFASDGKVAACEAEADMDEGRRQVLGGLILGAGAFASTASRASDGDGHAAGFDVDRSATFLRTIPRKPGAGQAFTASLDTGPIKATSGGWARDLTTAQLPIATGIAGAHLFLNPGGVREMHWHSSAEWAYVIAGRCQVTIVDQAGLTEIINFGPGDTWSFPAGHAHAIQALGASPCHAILTFDDGRYGEHGTFGLTDFLSRLDASMLRTTIGVPDTVRQRLPEGETYIMQGPVVPIDGDQAKAERQLDAKRSHRFGLSASKPLIDTEAGSLRVAPASAFPISSTMTGFVQILQPGAIHGPHWHPNGNEWQFLLKGRTRVTIFEAEKRMATAELAPGDCAYLPRAMGHIVQNIGSEPCHFVGVHDAADYAECSLSQWLSSVPTHLIAANLGLTESEVASLPRQPIVLAGG